The following coding sequences lie in one Brevibacterium marinum genomic window:
- a CDS encoding VOC family protein — translation MPENLREGQPVWIDYTCHEFESTTKFYSEIFGWEFEDQGPDFGHYHMITKDGAAVGGAMRAVNMDGSPNPMIPAMWTTYLHTTDIADTYAAALTAGAAPVAEPMAVGALGQMAVITDPTGASVGMWQPGDFTGFDTPLTPGTPVWFELMTVDYPVATEFYRNVFSFDIVAMESFPYATHGTEENAVAGICDAAEWSQVSFWRDYINVSDTDATATRVAELGGKVLAGPEDSPYGRIATVTDPEGATFQLQQNP, via the coding sequence ATGCCTGAGAATCTCCGTGAAGGACAACCCGTCTGGATCGATTACACCTGCCACGAGTTCGAGTCCACGACCAAGTTCTACTCAGAGATCTTCGGCTGGGAGTTCGAGGATCAGGGGCCCGACTTCGGCCATTACCACATGATCACGAAGGACGGAGCCGCCGTCGGCGGTGCCATGCGCGCCGTGAACATGGACGGCTCACCGAATCCGATGATCCCGGCGATGTGGACGACCTACCTGCACACGACCGACATCGCCGACACCTATGCGGCGGCACTCACCGCCGGTGCCGCGCCCGTCGCCGAGCCGATGGCAGTCGGGGCACTCGGCCAGATGGCGGTCATCACCGATCCCACGGGCGCAAGTGTGGGCATGTGGCAGCCCGGTGACTTCACCGGTTTCGACACCCCGCTCACTCCCGGGACCCCGGTGTGGTTCGAACTCATGACCGTCGACTACCCCGTCGCCACCGAGTTCTACCGGAACGTCTTCTCCTTCGACATCGTTGCCATGGAGAGCTTCCCGTATGCGACCCATGGCACCGAGGAGAACGCCGTCGCCGGAATCTGCGACGCCGCCGAATGGTCCCAGGTCTCCTTCTGGCGTGACTACATCAACGTCTCGGACACGGATGCCACTGCGACGCGGGTGGCCGAGCTCGGCGGCAAGGTGCTCGCCGGCCCCGAGGACTCACCGTACGGGCGCATCGCCACCGTCACCGATCCCGAAGGAGCGACGTTCCAGCTCCAGCAGAATCCGTGA
- a CDS encoding isocitrate lyase/PEP mutase family protein, with amino-acid sequence MTDFSVLAERAFSLLEAHHQDRPIVLPTVWDAWSARAMVESGFEALSIGSHPLADSVGSADGEAMSLSQALAGIARACGSVDVPVTADLESGYDTSAPDLIAGLLEAGAVGLNIEDTVHSEGRLRSPEEHAEYIGDLRRAAEAQRVHVVINARTDVFKSPGDFADPTAEAVRRLNLCAEAGADSVYPVRLPDVATLKTLLSQVTLPLNVTAHPIKGAVPGELDLSQLQDLGVKRVTFGPLLQATMHDYFAEFTRNWH; translated from the coding sequence ATGACCGATTTCTCTGTTCTCGCCGAACGTGCCTTCTCCCTGCTCGAGGCTCACCATCAGGACCGTCCGATCGTTCTGCCGACGGTGTGGGACGCCTGGTCGGCCCGCGCCATGGTCGAGTCCGGATTCGAGGCGCTGAGCATCGGCTCCCATCCGCTCGCCGACTCCGTGGGCTCGGCCGACGGTGAAGCCATGAGCCTCAGCCAAGCGCTGGCGGGCATCGCACGCGCCTGCGGGTCCGTGGACGTGCCCGTCACCGCCGATCTGGAGTCCGGTTATGACACCTCGGCGCCGGACCTCATCGCCGGCCTCCTCGAAGCCGGTGCAGTGGGTCTCAACATCGAGGACACGGTCCACAGCGAGGGACGGCTGCGCAGCCCGGAGGAGCATGCGGAGTACATCGGCGATCTGCGGCGAGCGGCCGAGGCGCAGCGGGTGCATGTGGTCATCAATGCTCGCACCGATGTGTTCAAGAGTCCCGGAGACTTCGCCGATCCCACCGCCGAGGCGGTCCGTCGGCTCAATCTGTGTGCCGAGGCGGGTGCCGATTCCGTCTATCCCGTCAGGCTGCCCGACGTCGCGACTCTCAAGACTCTGCTGTCCCAGGTCACGCTGCCGCTCAATGTCACGGCTCACCCCATCAAGGGTGCCGTCCCCGGCGAGCTCGACCTCTCCCAGCTGCAGGATCTCGGGGTGAAGCGGGTGACGTTCGGCCCCCTCCTGCAGGCGACGATGCATGACTACTTCGCCGAGTTCACCCGGAACTGGCACTGA
- a CDS encoding amidase — MTKFDVVEASIAELREALEDQATTSAGLVEAYQERIAAFDGPDTETKLNSVIVANPDALAEAAASDDRRARGQTLGPLDGIPYTAKDSYMVTGLSVAAGSPAFAELVAQKDAFTIERLRAGGAICLGLTNMPPMANGGMQRGLYGRAESPYNAQWLTSAFASGSSNGSGTATTASFAAFGLGEETWSSGRAPASHNGLIAYTPSRGVISVRGNWPLVPTMDVVVPHTRSMADLAEVLDVIVADDSETRGDFWRVQPWVEIPDSSAVRPDSYFSLLPAGADAARSVLAGKRLAIPRMYINADAEAGTNPEGGIGGPTGQRVETRASVIAAWEAARRDLEAAGAEVVETDFPVVSNYEGDRPGAPTISSRGIVSTDYLDREINDLSAWAWDDFLAANGDPKLDALTEVDGTRIFPQPDGALPDRYTGFDDDIATYPQLAKDRPYSSVTDIPELEDGVRGLEVTRRIDHEKWMDANGLDAVVYPAMADVGPADMDVNEASADLGWRNGTWVANGNLVPRHLGIPSVTVPMGTMADTGIPIGLTISGRGWDDTALIELAAAFEATGDRREEPPRTPRV; from the coding sequence ATGACGAAGTTCGATGTCGTCGAAGCATCCATCGCTGAACTGCGGGAGGCTCTCGAGGACCAGGCGACCACCTCGGCGGGGCTCGTCGAGGCCTACCAGGAGCGCATCGCCGCATTCGACGGACCGGACACCGAGACGAAGCTCAACTCCGTGATCGTGGCCAACCCGGATGCCCTCGCCGAGGCGGCCGCCTCCGACGACAGACGTGCCCGTGGTCAGACGCTGGGCCCCCTCGACGGGATTCCGTACACCGCGAAGGACAGCTACATGGTCACCGGGCTGTCCGTGGCTGCGGGCTCCCCCGCCTTCGCCGAACTCGTCGCGCAGAAGGACGCTTTCACGATCGAGCGCCTCCGCGCGGGCGGAGCCATCTGCCTGGGACTGACGAACATGCCGCCGATGGCCAATGGCGGCATGCAGCGCGGACTCTACGGCCGAGCCGAGAGCCCCTATAACGCTCAGTGGCTGACCAGCGCCTTCGCCTCGGGGTCCTCGAACGGCTCCGGCACAGCGACGACCGCGAGCTTCGCCGCCTTCGGCCTCGGCGAGGAGACCTGGTCCTCGGGCCGAGCCCCGGCCTCACACAATGGACTCATCGCCTACACACCCTCCCGCGGTGTCATCTCCGTTCGCGGCAACTGGCCGCTCGTGCCCACGATGGACGTCGTCGTCCCCCACACCCGGTCGATGGCCGACCTCGCCGAGGTCCTCGACGTCATCGTCGCCGACGACTCCGAGACCCGCGGGGACTTCTGGCGGGTCCAACCCTGGGTCGAGATCCCCGACTCGTCCGCGGTCCGACCCGACTCATACTTCTCGCTCCTGCCGGCCGGTGCCGACGCTGCTCGCTCCGTCCTGGCAGGCAAACGCCTGGCCATACCCAGGATGTACATCAATGCCGACGCCGAGGCCGGGACGAACCCCGAGGGCGGGATCGGCGGCCCCACCGGGCAGCGCGTCGAGACCCGCGCCTCGGTGATCGCGGCCTGGGAGGCCGCCCGGCGTGATCTCGAAGCCGCCGGCGCCGAGGTGGTCGAGACCGATTTCCCGGTTGTGAGCAACTACGAGGGCGACCGCCCCGGTGCCCCGACGATCAGTTCACGCGGCATCGTGAGCACCGATTACCTCGACCGGGAGATCAACGACCTCTCCGCCTGGGCCTGGGACGATTTCCTCGCCGCCAACGGCGACCCGAAGCTGGACGCCCTCACCGAGGTGGACGGAACGAGGATCTTCCCCCAGCCGGACGGTGCCCTCCCGGACCGCTACACCGGATTCGACGACGACATCGCCACATACCCGCAGCTGGCCAAGGACCGCCCCTACAGCTCGGTGACGGACATCCCCGAACTCGAGGACGGCGTCCGGGGTCTCGAGGTGACACGTCGGATCGACCACGAGAAGTGGATGGACGCCAACGGCCTCGACGCCGTCGTATACCCTGCCATGGCCGATGTGGGTCCGGCGGACATGGACGTCAACGAGGCTTCGGCGGACCTCGGCTGGCGCAACGGAACCTGGGTGGCCAACGGCAACCTGGTCCCGCGGCATCTGGGCATCCCCTCGGTGACGGTGCCGATGGGCACCATGGCCGACACCGGCATACCCATCGGACTGACGATCTCCGGACGCGGCTGGGACGACACCGCCCTCATCGAACTCGCCGCGGCATTCGAAGCCACCGGTGACCGGCGTGAGGAGCCGCCGCGCACGCCGAGGGTATGA
- the mobA gene encoding molybdenum cofactor guanylyltransferase, with amino-acid sequence MTIRAIILSGGRSSRFGGIHKPAVELDGVTVISRILGTVRRLDPDAEVWVAGPSDGLSATETDSVHSVREEPAFTGPLAAIAAACSAFPAVDAGEAEAVTLVLAGDMPLITADHLGDLIDACARTGAPASGADDRGKTQFLCTAWPSRLLLARLDAIEDPTNGAVKWLFSGLAPTLVDVDPSVVADFDTAADLDRIHFQLGRDS; translated from the coding sequence ATGACGATCAGGGCGATCATTCTCAGCGGAGGCCGGTCGAGCCGTTTCGGCGGCATCCACAAACCCGCCGTCGAGTTGGACGGCGTCACGGTGATCTCGCGCATCCTCGGCACCGTTCGGAGGCTCGATCCCGACGCCGAGGTGTGGGTGGCCGGGCCGAGCGACGGGCTGTCGGCCACGGAGACGGATTCCGTGCATTCCGTTCGTGAGGAACCGGCCTTCACCGGTCCCTTGGCTGCGATCGCAGCGGCGTGTTCTGCGTTTCCGGCTGTCGACGCAGGTGAGGCCGAGGCGGTCACATTGGTGCTGGCCGGGGACATGCCGCTGATCACTGCCGACCACCTCGGCGATCTGATCGACGCCTGTGCGCGGACGGGGGCTCCGGCCTCGGGGGCCGATGATCGAGGGAAGACGCAGTTCCTCTGCACCGCGTGGCCGAGCAGGCTGCTGCTCGCGCGTCTGGACGCCATCGAAGACCCCACGAACGGTGCAGTCAAGTGGCTGTTCTCCGGGCTGGCGCCCACCCTCGTCGACGTGGACCCGAGCGTCGTCGCCGACTTCGACACCGCTGCCGACCTCGACCGCATCCACTTCCAGCTCGGGAGGGACAGCTGA
- the ykgO gene encoding type B 50S ribosomal protein L36 has product MKVRNSLRSLKKQPGAQVVRRRGRVFVINKKDPHRKARQG; this is encoded by the coding sequence ATGAAGGTCCGAAATTCTCTGCGTTCGCTCAAGAAGCAGCCGGGGGCACAGGTCGTGCGCAGACGCGGCCGCGTCTTCGTCATCAACAAGAAGGATCCTCACCGCAAGGCGCGTCAGGGCTGA
- a CDS encoding GTP-binding protein, with product MAKVETDVDVVAVTGTCVEERRSCARRLAAAHGFVLVPAEQTAEGVEVVDRAISLVRMTAHAQGMVLEYPVETPVMEIVGALNAAGAGANLVDLVCVLDVGHLLADIASEEYVCLTAMNDGGEGGILAAKAELLVSQIEFASTIAIVNAAGLQPEEFEQVAAVVSHLAPSADQRLITDSDDVHGDVRRPFSERPPDAGWVSILNREFRPQFHSRGVVACRYEQLRPFHPGRLHRALTSCLFQGHCGRLVRSAGFVRLATRPHITGQWDQVGGFFTLSPLMLDHRLGADDEFLAFGQDLAFIGIDIDEPSLRRVLDDAALSDAELAAGPTVWAGFPDRFPDWSTARM from the coding sequence ATGGCGAAGGTCGAGACCGACGTCGATGTCGTCGCAGTGACGGGCACGTGCGTGGAGGAGCGGCGCAGCTGTGCTCGGCGCCTGGCCGCAGCGCACGGGTTCGTGCTCGTTCCCGCTGAGCAGACGGCTGAGGGCGTCGAGGTGGTGGATCGAGCGATCAGCCTCGTGCGCATGACGGCCCACGCACAGGGCATGGTGCTGGAATATCCCGTCGAGACCCCTGTGATGGAGATCGTGGGAGCACTCAATGCAGCGGGCGCAGGCGCGAATCTCGTCGACCTCGTCTGCGTCCTTGACGTCGGGCACCTGCTCGCCGACATAGCCTCCGAGGAGTACGTCTGTCTGACGGCGATGAACGACGGTGGCGAGGGCGGCATCCTCGCAGCGAAGGCGGAGCTGCTTGTGAGCCAAATCGAGTTCGCCTCGACGATCGCGATCGTCAACGCCGCAGGGCTGCAGCCAGAGGAATTCGAGCAGGTCGCCGCGGTGGTCAGCCATCTTGCTCCGAGTGCCGACCAGCGGCTCATCACCGATTCCGATGACGTCCATGGCGATGTTCGGCGGCCGTTCTCCGAACGACCGCCGGATGCGGGGTGGGTGTCGATCCTCAACCGAGAGTTCCGGCCGCAGTTCCACTCTCGTGGGGTTGTGGCGTGCCGATACGAGCAGCTGCGGCCATTCCACCCCGGGCGACTCCACCGGGCGCTGACCTCGTGTCTCTTCCAAGGTCATTGCGGTCGCCTCGTGCGTTCGGCCGGCTTCGTCCGTCTGGCCACACGGCCGCACATCACCGGCCAATGGGATCAGGTGGGCGGCTTCTTCACGCTCTCACCCCTGATGCTTGATCACCGACTCGGTGCCGATGACGAGTTCCTCGCCTTCGGCCAGGACCTGGCATTCATCGGTATCGACATCGATGAGCCCTCGCTGCGACGGGTCCTCGACGACGCCGCACTCAGCGATGCCGAGCTGGCGGCCGGCCCCACGGTCTGGGCTGGGTTCCCCGACCGTTTCCCCGACTGGAGCACTGCGAGGATGTAG
- a CDS encoding Fur family transcriptional regulator → MTTEEPKKTRSTAQKAVIGTALENERRFVSAQQLHRTLEDQGHTVGLATVYRQLNSLSESGYADSITIAETQLFRACSQDEHHHHLVCENCGKAVEVEPPSEEWISTTAQAHGFEVRRHEFEIFGLCPDCSASAKSQ, encoded by the coding sequence ATGACGACTGAGGAACCCAAGAAGACTCGGAGCACGGCCCAGAAGGCCGTCATCGGTACCGCGCTGGAGAACGAGAGGCGCTTCGTCTCCGCCCAACAGCTCCACCGGACACTTGAAGACCAGGGCCACACCGTGGGATTGGCCACCGTCTACCGCCAGCTCAACTCTCTGAGCGAGTCCGGGTACGCCGATTCCATCACCATCGCCGAGACGCAGCTGTTCCGTGCCTGCTCCCAGGACGAGCACCACCATCATCTGGTGTGCGAGAACTGCGGAAAGGCCGTCGAGGTGGAACCTCCCAGCGAAGAGTGGATCAGCACCACGGCCCAGGCGCACGGGTTCGAGGTCCGGCGACACGAGTTCGAGATCTTCGGACTCTGCCCCGACTGCTCCGCATCCGCGAAAAGCCAATAG
- a CDS encoding GTP-binding protein, whose product MSRRRSAGAVPVIVLTGYLGAGKTSLLNHLLRHPEARIGVVVNDFGDLNIDAGLVVGQVDEPFSISGGCICCLDDDTSLEDALTALAKPRLRLDAIIVEASGFAEPLTLARMVTRMGHHRFHLGGVIDVVDATMHASTVDTESAPPMRYAATTLVLVNKLDQLSAADREPAVEAIRKRVHQRNPRLLVVGTSYGRLDPALIFDPGSGGEAGSDVAVNGDGARPIQAELPIRELIRQAYAEAAEKELNAETGIDSEAGIDSEAESAPVHRHAQSVTVTGEGTADPDAVMDLLEDLPAGVYRVKGSILVDDRTGSRTYGVQAVGPNVYVSTAPAQAAGWDSQVVVIGEGFDEDAVRARLDEALRTGHASAGSVGCDPAGSRGVERLRHHIRLHA is encoded by the coding sequence GTGAGCAGGAGGCGGTCCGCGGGCGCCGTTCCGGTTATTGTGCTGACCGGTTACCTGGGTGCGGGAAAGACGAGTCTGCTCAACCATCTGCTGCGCCACCCCGAGGCCCGCATCGGGGTCGTCGTCAACGACTTCGGCGACCTCAACATCGACGCGGGCCTCGTCGTCGGCCAGGTCGACGAACCCTTCTCCATCTCGGGCGGATGCATCTGCTGCCTTGACGACGACACCTCGCTCGAAGACGCGCTCACCGCACTCGCGAAACCACGCCTGAGACTCGACGCCATCATCGTCGAGGCCAGCGGCTTCGCCGAACCACTGACCCTGGCGCGGATGGTCACGCGCATGGGCCACCACCGGTTCCACCTCGGCGGAGTCATCGACGTCGTCGACGCCACCATGCACGCGAGCACCGTCGACACGGAATCCGCGCCGCCGATGCGATATGCGGCGACGACCCTGGTCCTCGTCAACAAGCTCGACCAGCTGTCTGCCGCCGATCGTGAGCCCGCCGTCGAAGCCATCCGAAAGCGGGTCCACCAGCGCAATCCGCGACTGCTCGTCGTCGGCACCAGCTATGGACGACTCGATCCCGCGCTCATCTTCGACCCCGGCTCGGGCGGCGAGGCCGGCTCGGACGTCGCCGTCAATGGCGACGGTGCCCGGCCCATCCAAGCCGAGCTGCCGATTCGGGAGCTCATCCGGCAGGCTTATGCCGAGGCAGCAGAGAAGGAGCTCAACGCCGAGACGGGCATCGACTCAGAAGCAGGCATTGACTCAGAAGCGGAGAGCGCCCCGGTGCACAGACACGCGCAGTCGGTAACTGTGACCGGCGAGGGGACCGCCGACCCGGATGCCGTCATGGACCTCCTCGAAGATCTGCCTGCCGGGGTCTACCGGGTGAAGGGCTCGATCCTCGTCGACGACAGGACCGGGAGCAGGACCTACGGCGTGCAGGCCGTGGGCCCGAACGTCTATGTGTCGACCGCACCCGCGCAGGCGGCCGGCTGGGACAGTCAGGTGGTCGTCATCGGTGAGGGCTTCGATGAGGACGCCGTTCGAGCGAGGCTGGACGAAGCGCTTCGCACCGGGCATGCCTCTGCCGGCTCCGTCGGCTGCGACCCTGCAGGCTCACGCGGCGTCGAGCGCCTCCGCCACCACATCCGCCTGCACGCCTGA
- a CDS encoding efflux RND transporter permease subunit: MSLKNRLIVGLLTLVIAVFGVVATTSLNQETMPSVEMPGTSVQVTVPGASPEVVEESVTEPIETALEGVGDLETVTTTTSAGTMSAEVTWPFGEDADEMTGSVRSALDSAKADLPDGAEAQVLEQQIDDIPVVMFAVSGGDAQTLGDRVESELVPELQAVEGVAGVEMAGQNEQQVTISFRPDDVNDKNVVTTSVPDELTAAGTVVPAGQSAHGDKSLAVEVGSELDAVEKVEKTPLRTADGTVLLGEVADVELDSVDKTSYSRADGKDAVTVSVTKGQDANVVSVSHGVNEVVDRVGPELGDDTAFSTIFDQAPEIEKSIHDLSVEGGLGLFFAILVILAFLGSFRSTVVAAISIPMSLLIAMIGLMVGDYTLNILTLGALTIAVGRVVDDSIVVIENIRRRQGTTELTIDDIVASVKQVAGAITASTLTTVAVFLPIVIVDGIAGQLFRPFSVTVSLALLGSLVVALTIVPVFSYWVLRKSPKPLSPKRQAATDARYEAWAAKHRRRGIKRAERRQSRIEKKNAKREAKGKSLLPAATADGPVAPMPGDGEASGRIDRLQQRSLPAILAALRHPWRTIVISVAIFAVTMMMASFLKTDLLGSAGQGSVSISQTLPAGTSLQASDEAAKQIEDVLAGEKAVDTYSTTVNGPEAGAENSFNITLKQTSDAEAATNRIRTQLDHLGEDIGETDVQDAGGTTNDDVEIKLSGTDLSVLGKAADAVTTRMGETQGVTNARNDLASDQPIIHVDVDREKAADYGYSQAEVGQAIAAALHGSEAGTLSLEGKERDIFLAPTHPDASPDEIRALELPVTEVQTQNAQEAATDAVEEKTDARAEAAKARAADESAEQLESAREARDNAADQLEEAREALDEARNPAPAPSPSDMAAEQVEQAEAGVEQAEKGLKEANDAIDDLIDGQREQEETQAEEQELADEQAAIPDIEGEPITVDEIASVDETETPATITREDGDRQVTVFATPAEGQLNPVSAEAQELTSSMDLPEGVSFDVGGASQEQADSFGQLGWAMLVAIALVFLVMIATFRSLVQPLILLVSIPFAATGAVLLLLLTGTPLGIPSLIGLLMLIGIVVTNAIVLIDLINKLREYGLGLSDAIIHGTRLRLRPILMTAAATVFALVPMSLGLTGGGVFISQPLAIVVIGGLTSSTVLTLILVPALYLLVERRKERRAEAREKKAAAKREADEARIEAEAAEVAAGDDGR; encoded by the coding sequence ATGAGTCTGAAGAACCGCCTCATCGTCGGACTGCTCACCCTCGTGATCGCCGTCTTCGGCGTCGTCGCGACCACCTCGCTCAACCAGGAGACGATGCCCTCGGTCGAAATGCCCGGCACCTCGGTGCAGGTCACGGTCCCGGGAGCCTCCCCCGAGGTCGTCGAGGAGTCGGTGACCGAACCGATCGAAACCGCGCTCGAAGGAGTCGGCGACCTCGAGACGGTGACCACGACCACCTCGGCGGGGACGATGTCGGCCGAGGTCACCTGGCCGTTCGGCGAGGATGCGGACGAGATGACGGGCTCTGTGCGCTCCGCGCTCGACTCCGCGAAGGCGGACCTGCCCGACGGCGCCGAGGCACAGGTGCTCGAACAGCAGATCGACGACATTCCGGTGGTGATGTTCGCCGTCTCGGGTGGGGATGCGCAGACGCTCGGGGATCGCGTCGAGTCCGAGCTCGTGCCCGAGCTCCAAGCCGTCGAGGGTGTAGCGGGCGTCGAGATGGCCGGGCAGAACGAGCAGCAGGTGACCATCAGCTTCCGCCCCGACGACGTCAACGACAAGAACGTCGTCACCACCTCGGTGCCCGATGAGCTCACCGCGGCCGGCACCGTCGTCCCGGCCGGTCAGAGCGCACACGGGGACAAGTCGTTGGCGGTCGAAGTCGGCAGTGAACTCGACGCCGTCGAGAAGGTCGAGAAGACCCCGCTGCGCACCGCCGACGGAACGGTCCTGCTCGGCGAGGTCGCCGATGTCGAACTCGACTCCGTGGATAAAACCTCGTATTCGCGCGCCGACGGCAAAGACGCCGTGACGGTGTCCGTGACCAAAGGACAGGACGCCAACGTCGTCTCGGTCTCCCACGGCGTCAACGAGGTCGTCGACCGGGTCGGTCCCGAGCTCGGCGACGACACCGCCTTCTCCACGATCTTCGATCAGGCACCGGAGATCGAGAAGTCGATCCACGACCTGTCCGTCGAGGGAGGGCTCGGGCTGTTCTTCGCGATCCTCGTGATCCTCGCCTTCCTCGGTTCGTTCCGCTCGACCGTGGTCGCCGCGATCTCCATTCCGATGTCGCTGCTCATCGCGATGATCGGCCTCATGGTCGGTGACTACACGCTGAACATCCTCACCCTGGGCGCCCTGACGATCGCCGTCGGCCGCGTCGTCGATGACTCCATCGTCGTCATCGAGAACATCCGCAGACGGCAGGGCACGACCGAGCTGACGATCGACGACATCGTCGCCTCGGTCAAACAGGTGGCCGGAGCCATCACCGCCTCGACCCTGACCACCGTGGCCGTGTTCCTGCCCATCGTCATCGTCGACGGCATCGCCGGACAGCTGTTCCGGCCGTTCTCCGTGACCGTGTCGCTGGCTCTGCTCGGCTCCCTGGTGGTCGCGCTGACGATCGTCCCCGTCTTCAGCTATTGGGTGCTGCGGAAGAGTCCGAAGCCGCTGTCTCCGAAGCGCCAGGCAGCCACCGATGCACGCTACGAAGCGTGGGCCGCAAAGCACCGCCGGCGTGGAATCAAGCGTGCCGAGCGCCGCCAGTCGAGGATCGAGAAGAAGAACGCCAAACGCGAGGCCAAGGGCAAGTCGCTGCTTCCCGCGGCGACGGCCGATGGGCCGGTCGCGCCGATGCCCGGCGACGGTGAGGCCTCCGGCAGGATCGACCGTCTCCAGCAGCGCAGCCTGCCCGCCATCCTCGCCGCCCTGCGCCACCCATGGCGGACCATCGTCATCTCTGTGGCGATCTTCGCGGTGACGATGATGATGGCCAGCTTCCTCAAGACCGACCTCCTCGGCTCCGCCGGCCAGGGGTCCGTCTCCATCTCGCAGACCCTGCCGGCCGGCACCTCGCTCCAAGCCAGCGACGAGGCGGCGAAGCAGATCGAAGACGTGCTCGCTGGTGAAAAGGCGGTCGACACCTATTCGACGACTGTCAATGGGCCGGAGGCAGGTGCCGAGAATTCCTTCAACATCACGCTCAAGCAGACCTCGGATGCGGAGGCGGCGACGAACCGGATCCGGACCCAGCTCGATCACCTCGGCGAGGACATCGGGGAGACCGACGTCCAAGACGCCGGCGGCACCACGAACGACGACGTCGAGATCAAGCTCTCCGGGACCGACCTCAGTGTCCTCGGCAAGGCCGCGGATGCGGTGACGACGAGGATGGGGGAGACGCAGGGCGTGACGAACGCCCGCAACGATCTCGCCTCCGACCAGCCGATCATCCACGTCGACGTCGATCGGGAGAAGGCAGCCGACTACGGCTACAGCCAGGCCGAGGTCGGGCAGGCCATCGCGGCCGCCCTGCACGGAAGCGAAGCCGGAACGCTGTCGCTGGAGGGCAAGGAGCGCGACATCTTCCTCGCCCCGACCCACCCGGATGCCTCACCGGATGAGATCCGAGCGCTCGAGCTTCCCGTCACCGAGGTGCAGACGCAGAACGCACAGGAGGCCGCGACCGACGCCGTCGAGGAGAAGACCGACGCTCGGGCCGAGGCGGCCAAGGCCAGGGCGGCGGACGAATCGGCCGAGCAGCTCGAGTCCGCACGGGAGGCTCGCGACAATGCGGCCGATCAGCTCGAAGAGGCCCGGGAGGCACTGGACGAGGCGAGGAATCCGGCGCCGGCGCCGAGCCCGTCAGACATGGCCGCCGAACAGGTCGAGCAGGCCGAAGCCGGCGTCGAACAGGCCGAGAAGGGTCTGAAGGAGGCCAATGACGCCATCGATGACCTCATCGACGGCCAGCGCGAGCAGGAGGAGACCCAGGCCGAGGAGCAGGAGCTCGCCGACGAACAGGCGGCGATCCCCGACATCGAGGGAGAGCCGATCACGGTCGACGAGATCGCGAGCGTCGACGAGACCGAGACTCCGGCCACGATCACCCGTGAGGACGGGGACCGTCAGGTCACGGTGTTCGCCACGCCGGCCGAAGGGCAGCTCAATCCCGTGTCCGCCGAGGCGCAGGAGCTGACCTCGAGCATGGACCTGCCCGAGGGTGTGAGCTTCGACGTCGGCGGAGCGAGCCAGGAGCAGGCCGATTCCTTCGGCCAGCTCGGGTGGGCGATGCTGGTGGCGATCGCTCTGGTCTTCCTCGTCATGATCGCGACCTTCCGCAGCCTCGTCCAGCCGCTCATCCTCCTCGTGTCGATCCCCTTCGCCGCGACCGGTGCCGTGCTGCTTCTGCTGCTGACCGGGACGCCGTTGGGCATCCCCTCACTCATCGGCCTACTCATGCTCATCGGCATCGTGGTGACGAACGCGATCGTGCTCATCGACCTCATCAACAAGCTGCGTGAGTACGGACTGGGGCTCTCGGATGCGATCATCCACGGCACCCGGCTGCGTCTGCGACCGATCCTCATGACCGCCGCCGCCACGGTCTTCGCGCTCGTGCCCATGTCCTTGGGCCTCACGGGTGGAGGCGTCTTCATCTCCCAGCCCCTGGCGATCGTCGTCATCGGCGGGCTGACCTCCTCGACCGTGCTCACCCTGATCCTCGTGCCTGCCCTCTACCTCCTCGTCGAACGACGCAAGGAGCGCCGGGCGGAGGCCAGGGAGAAAAAGGCCGCGGCCAAGCGTGAGGCCGACGAAGCGAGGATCGAAGCGGAGGCCGCCGAGGTGGCTGCCGGGGACGATGGCCGGTGA